Below is a genomic region from Pseudazoarcus pumilus.
TTTTCGTTTGCCTCGGCGGCGGCGGATGCGGCTTGCGTGACGCCCTCGGCGGCTTTGCGCGATTCGCCGTCGACGTATTCGAAGCCCTCGCCCAGTGCGTCGAGCTGCTCGGCGGAGAGTTCCGCCTGCGCGCCGGCCTTGGCGGCGGCTTCACCGGCCTTGGCGGTGGCGGTGGCGGCTTGCTGTGCGGCCTCGGCGCTGTCGGTGTAGCCGTCGACGACTTGCTGCCAGGCCTCGGTGACACGCACCGAAGATTCCTCGGCCTTTTTGGCGAATTCCTCGGAGACGTGCCACAGCGCGTCGGCTTCGAACTGGATGTTCTTGGCCATCTCGCTGAAGCCCTGCGAGACGCTGCCGAAGGTGAGGCGCGAGAACACGTCGGCGGTGTGGGCGGCGGCGCTGGTGATGTTGGAGAGCACGCCGGTGATGGCCTCGCCGGCGGCGTAGACCGTCATGCGGAAGCCTTCCCAGATGAAGTTCAGGCCGTTGAAGACGTTGCCAAGCTGCCGCCCGGCGGCGGCGACGCGCCCGCCCCACTCGTCGAGGATCTCCCCGGTGCGCTCGGCGAACTCGCGCATGTCGCGGGCGACGGCTTCGAAGTCGATCTGGCCGACGAATTCGCGCGCGGCATCGGCGGCGGACTGGAAGGCGGCGCGCAGGGCTTCGCCGAAGGCGCTGGCCGTGCCGTTGCTGACGAATTCACGCAGGCGCTGGGCGAGGTCAACAATCTGCTTCGTGAGCGGTTCGAGCAGCGGCTCGACCACGGCGCGGCGCACGGCGTCCCAGGCGCTGGCAAAACCGCGCGTGGCACCGCGCAGGTTGCCGTCCATGGTCTCGGCGGTGCGCCCGGCGGCGCCGTCGGCAGCTTCCAGCGAGGTGCGCAGGTCGTCGAGGCCGGCAATACCCTGGTTGAGCAGTGCGCGCAGGGCCGGGCCGGCTTCCTGGCCAACGGCGATGATGGCTTTCTGACCGCGCGGGCCGGCGGCGGCGAGCTGCTCCAGCGCGAGGTTGAAGTCGGTGGTGGTGATGCCGGCGGCGGCCAGTTCGTTGCGGAACTTGCTGGCCGGGTTGCTGAACTGCGCGAGGATGCTGTTGAGCGCGGTACCAGCGCGGCTGGCGTCGATACCGGCGTCGGCGAATTTGCCGATGATGGCGACGGTGTCTTCCAGCGACAGGCCGAGCGCCTGGGCGGTGGGCGCGGCGTAGGCCAGCGCCTGGCCGAGACCGGTGACGGTGGTATTGGCGCGCGCTGCGGCTTCGGTGAGCACGTCGGCGACGCGGCCGGATTCGGCCACCTCGAGGCCCATGCCGCGCACGGCGCGGGTGACCAGGCCGGCGGCTTCGGCAAGCTCCACGCCGTTGGCCTGGGCGAGGCTGAGCACGCCGGGCAGCGCCTCGACGGAGTCGGAGGCGCTGAAACCGGCACGGGCGAGGTTTTCCAGCGCCTGGGCGGCTTCGGTTGCGGTGTAGCGGGTGGTGGTGCCGGCCTCGTCGGCGGCGGTGCGCAGGCGGTCCAGCTCTTCGCCGCTGGCGCGCGTGATGGCCGCGACGCGGTCCATTTGCTCTTCGAAGTCGGCGGCGCTGCTGATGGCGTCGCCGAACATCTTGATGCCGAAGTAGCCGGCGATGGCCGCGGCGATGCGGCCGGCGTTGCGCTGCAGGGACGCAAACACGCCGGACGCTTCGTCCTTGGCGGTAATCAGGATGCGGGTTTTGGGATCGCGTGCCATGGCGGCGGGGGAACTCCGGCGGCAGGCTCATGCGCCCGCACGGGACGGACGCATTGGCATGACGCCGGGGTCAGACGATGGCGAATTCCATGAAC
It encodes:
- a CDS encoding phage tail tape measure protein translates to MARDPKTRILITAKDEASGVFASLQRNAGRIAAAIAGYFGIKMFGDAISSAADFEEQMDRVAAITRASGEELDRLRTAADEAGTTTRYTATEAAQALENLARAGFSASDSVEALPGVLSLAQANGVELAEAAGLVTRAVRGMGLEVAESGRVADVLTEAAARANTTVTGLGQALAYAAPTAQALGLSLEDTVAIIGKFADAGIDASRAGTALNSILAQFSNPASKFRNELAAAGITTTDFNLALEQLAAAGPRGQKAIIAVGQEAGPALRALLNQGIAGLDDLRTSLEAADGAAGRTAETMDGNLRGATRGFASAWDAVRRAVVEPLLEPLTKQIVDLAQRLREFVSNGTASAFGEALRAAFQSAADAAREFVGQIDFEAVARDMREFAERTGEILDEWGGRVAAAGRQLGNVFNGLNFIWEGFRMTVYAAGEAITGVLSNITSAAAHTADVFSRLTFGSVSQGFSEMAKNIQFEADALWHVSEEFAKKAEESSVRVTEAWQQVVDGYTDSAEAAQQAATATAKAGEAAAKAGAQAELSAEQLDALGEGFEYVDGESRKAAEGVTQAASAAAEANENLKGAAASAEEVGAAYERLGITSSEALQRAADNARRDFELIRDSGTASARDIERAFRAYAEKAIEANGGVADSVVRAEAAMRGLEVQADSAGKTTVQSMGAAANATRQLGQAADETAGKFAAIGDAAGDAAESAEGAEKRAAASGGGSSSGGTFDSPFQAAYARAEQIGGLALRKELEQVYKDFAMMQSSIGTVGSGAKAVYEILGRMNNFLDERQLAKEGAGSSFGAPPTRSTTTPTPTMHRVELTINGRRDTYNFADADSAQRFARTLEDLERSYA